The window TGGCACCAAGATGGGCACCATGGTGCCACATATACAAAGCGAATATGAAGCATTGAAGCTTACCGCTAACCCGCTCACCCGAGTAGCATTTTCCAAATTACCTAATTTAACAAgtaaaatataaaaatagattTTGGTGGTCCATAATGCATAGAAATAAGTGTAGACACCATTTAAGACCAAAAGCAAATTAAATTGGGTTCTAATGGAAATGAAaaattgaaaccttttttttttaaaagacagGCAATTATACCAATCCGATCATCGTAGAGGGGCTCCTTTCCTCTTGAGATAATGTTTGCACCTCCATCCCATTACATCTCACAAAAACAAACAACTTTTCTCTCAATCTAATAGAATGAATCATTACATTAATTCTACCATACCAAACAATACCTAAAACTTGGTCATTCATCATCACTAATTCGACACTTAATTCCATAATCATGTACATACGAGATAACTAGTAGATAATAACCACATAATCAATAAACCATACTCAACCAATTATAATATGTGCAAAGAAGATAGAGTTAAAACCTGACACTTTTTcatcaaatttgcaactttcatcTGCCAATTGCCAAACCATTTTTTCATTCAACATTTACCCACCAATAAGATCTGATTTACAACTATGCTTTAAACTTCTGTACACTACCAAAGTCCAAAACACTGCAAAACCTCTGTATGATAATATGATTGATTACCTATCTGCAGTCAGCTCAGTTTCAACCTTAGGCACGATCTTTTTCCTATTCACCCTTGAAGCAATCCTCCTTCTTTCCTGAATCTCTCGAACATATTCAGCCACAACAACATGTAATTTTGGAGCAATATTCGTTGTAGAAGTAATGTCAAGCCCTGCCTTTCTCAAGGCACGAATGACATGTTCTTGAGCAAGCTGGAAGTGACCACTGCATAGAGAAGGCACCATTGAGCGTAGTGCAGGCTTCCCACATATCGCATTTGCATCTTGTCCGCTAAAATACAAAGAAATTGGTAACCAAATTAGAATTAAGAACACTAATTCCTCAATCTACTCAAACTGCATAAGATTGAAGCCTTATGGGCATTGAAAAACAGAAGGAAACGTACCTTTTAGAGACATACTCGCAAGGTTTGTAGAGTTGTTGCTTCGGGTCTGATAGGATATGGAGACGACAAAATTTGGTCAAAATCATGGCCTTCAGAGTACATCCACTGGAAGTACAGATCAAGCCATTGCTTTTGCCGTCTCCATCGCCGGATTCGACAATTCCGTCGTCAATTGCGTCTTTGAGTTCCTCCTCTTTGACATTATCTTTATCGTCTTGATTAGGCTCCTCTTGGAACGGATTCCTACCGAATTTCCACACGTATTCCCTGTGCTTAACTCTAAGTTCCTCCATAAGTCCCCAGTATTGGTCACGGTAACATTTCGTCAGTTGCTTCAGGTGGTGCGATCGTCGTCGCAGAATTTGTTGACGAGATAGATAAGTAGAACACGCGAGGTATTCGTCCTCCGGAGCAGATTTCAGGGAGGCGTCGGATGTGCTAGGGTTTTTGTGGTTGTGTGTGGATGTAGGATCCATTGTAGAGTGATAAGATGTCCACACGAGAGTGTGGCGATTTTTATCGGCCTCAATAGTAGCCGGCGGTGGTTTAACGCCTTAGTAGAGCCGGCGGCGGCGTTGTTAGGGTTTTGGTGGCGGTGTATACATGGAAGCCATGGTAGAGAAAGCTGCCCGCAAGAGAATGAGGTGATGATTACAAAATAGTCTCTCAAGTAATAGCTATGTTTAAATTCTAGTCCTCGATCTTTATAATTTACAGTTCGACTCCTTACTCTTTAGACATTCCCTATCCAAGTAATGGTCTTTGTCCAAAAGTTGCATACTTCCAAAAACAATTaaccttatggtccttggacatGGGTGTTATTACGGTTGTGGTCCCAATAGTTTTACTTTGTTATAAATTTGACCTAAATTGACTATTGCGCTGTTAagtaatttgtttttatttttttttatcttattaaaTAATATACAGATGGACGTATGGATGAGCATTTGGACTAGGGAATCAGCCATAACAGGTACCGGAACTGAAACTGGTACCGAAACCGGAACCGGATAGAACCGATCAGACCGGGACCAGAAAGGTATTCTTGTGGATTTTTTGAACTGGTAGAACCGACAAAACCGAAACTGTAACCGAAATATTTCTCAAAATATGTTGTTATCTCTCGAGGACCGGTTCCAACTAGGCCTGtcaatggagcgggttttgaccctgatccgatccaaacccttaaaaattatatgggtttggagtatagtttttgatttgtttacccgttaacgacccatacccgctaacccttttattaaaagggtcgggtatggatctTCACTGATCCGCTCCGTTTATAACTCGCCCCGTATAAATTTTGAATTattggtttatattttatatttcttaaagtttaattttaattccAGTCGAAAGTCCAAAAGGAAAATGCCAAAGTCCAAACTATTTATAAGTAAAATCGAGGTGTCGACTTCTAGACTTCCAGTCTTCTACAAAGAATTATGATgttatttcatttatatttcatcaaacAATCATCATATTTTATTCataaatcaataaattcattCATCAATTGAAAGAAAGTTTGTCATTGCTATTATCTATCACTACAATTGACagtaaaaaataaattacaagttACTATAATAGTGACTTTTATTTCCAATCGGAAGTCCTCGAGTACGTAATGTGTTTTCTAAACcaacatttgttttatttaagaaatattattttatgaattaagtaaaatgtgtttgataaTTCAAAAAACCTATGGGTAACGGGGCGGTTTAGATATTcgttgattcggtggataagggtatgaacttgattattcaaaaccctgcgggttacggagcggatttggatcggattttgaaatttgttaaaagggtttggatcaaggtcgattcgctccaaacccgccccattgtCAGGTCTAGTTCCAACATTGAAGACCTggcaagaaccggtaggaaccgaaaccggtagaaccggcggTCCGGTTCAGTTCCTATTTTCCACCAAGTTCAGTTCCCGGTTcggttccgatgctcatccctaaATGGACGCAtacatctttctctctctctctctctctctctctatatatatatatatatatatatatatatatatatatatatatatatatatatatatatatatatatatatatatatatatatatatatatatatatatatatatatatctccccccccccccccccattcacTTTGTCTGCCCTTCTCTTCGATGAAGTATTATTGTTTCAACTCTCATTGTCTCATTGGTAAATCTCATCATCAATATTCAAAATAGTGAACGATTGCTTTGAAGTTTAGACTTATGATTCCTTTTCTCCTCGATATCTTTCGCAACAACGTGGTCACCATTGTCATGGAATATTTTAGCAAGCATGTTATATCAAAGTAAGGACAAAGGTGGTAGTTTTCTAACATATTTTTCCCTTCATATTTACATTTCCTTTGCATATTTTATTCCTATCATTCATCATTTTGCTCTATGTCGTCAGTCACTTGAGTTCTCGAAACTTTTCATCAAAAAAATTGATTCCAAGTTTGTCTTCTTTTCTCGTCCCAACAATAATGCATATGAACTGGAAAATGAAAGTGGTATTCGTCCCTCTCTCTTCTCAAGTTCTCTCTTACATCATCATAAGCAACATACATCGGTAAAGTTATGCATGAAACTCATCATTCAATACAACCTTTATTGGAAATCTAAGTAAGGGTTACAATTCTAGAAAGGTAACGTGTATAAGTACTTTTGGGTCAGAAATTTCCCACAATAAAACTTGTCTCTTTATGTTTCTTTAGTCCtagttttccttttttttctcttgtttttttttgtttgaccACTAGAAAATGGAAAATGGTTGGGATATAACCCTACCTCCATGAAACTCAACATGAAACATAGAGGCCTTACATGTCTCTATTTCTCTTTACTTCCATTTCTCAACCAACAATACCTCTTGTTGCCACCAACGAGGATTCCCGGGACACAAaagcaagaacatcaagaacatgcaTCGAGGTATGTGATATCATGATGATGTCGTCGTCAAATCTGTTGTTTCCTCCCCGATTgacattttttgttattttttcgaCATGAAATTAGAGACAGAAGTGAATAATGTAGATTCACGACTTTGATTTAGGAGAATAAGTTATTATGAACAAAATAATGTTAGAGATGTGGGAGAGAGTATAGGGTGGGGGTATGATGGGATGTCTATTTTAGTTGTTCTTGATTACAAATTACTTAAagaaaaggaaaggaaaaaagaaatcaACAGTGTATACTAGTCATTTCACATGAACCAATGACCATCTTCGCAAGAAAGTACAAATATATGGACCTTattgttaaaaataaaagttgGACTATAAATGTTTTACAACATGATGAATGTCTGAAGTATATGTTTTAcaatttaatatttatctttacTTAATCAATAATTAAATTGGTATATATCGGGAGTAAGTGTTTTACAAGAAGAATGGATTTTGAGACTTTTCAAGTTAATGAAATAAAGTTATATAGTATTATGGCTATTTCCATTTTCTATTATGGACTAATATGTTATCATTTTCAAATAATTGGGGCTTAATTGTAATTTACACGGCTAATTTGGGAGTAACCTATGTAAGATTTAACCTTAAGGTGTAATTACTCTTAAAATATAGTTTATGTTCAAAATGTGAAAAAAGGAAATAAGTTTTTGAGTTAAGCTCTCTTAAAAAAATTTATTAGCCACTATAATGGGTTTAAGAAGAAAATGAGAGAACAATGTGGTGCCTTATAAAAATTAACCAAAcaatataaataaatttatatcCAATGTGTTTAAACTTAAATTAATGGTGCTTATAAACTTAAGGTATCATTTTGATCAATTATTTTAACGTTTATGGTGTCGATAATTCATTAATGGTGAAAATAATGAAATTAAGAATTGGGTGAGGTTTTAATGGATTAAATGATGAGATTTAATTGTTACAATAATGTTTTTGACATATATGTTTTGATTTtaatcaaaacaaataaaatcaaacaatttCATAGGTGGGTTCTAATGTTAAAAGTGAGTTTTTCCTATGGAAAACCTTGACTTTTTTTTTTGGGACATGGTGAAATGGTATGGTATGCATGGAGAGATCCCTAGACCATACATGATGCCCTTATATCTTAGGAAGACGATAATGCATGGTACCAACTTGTCATGAGTCTTTCACGCTTTTACGACCTTGAATACGAGTGTATACTTGTGTTTACTGACCTATACAGTTTGCCTTATTCAAAGGGAACACTAAAACGTTTGGTTTAGTTTTCTTTAGAGCCTTCCCAACCCATACGATGAGATGTATGATCTTGATAGAAAATTTCCCATCCTATATAATTTTCAAATAGAAAGTATGAATATGAAGTATGTGTATACGGTCGTGCTCGATATTTTTCGATCCATATGGCCTATGGTATGGCTATACCATATGGTACCAAGATCTTACCCACTTTAAGATGTAAAGACTTTATCCTCATTTTCACTTATGGTATGTATAAACTTAGGACAATCCTCACGAGGCTTTTAATGTATTAAATTGCCAATCTTGCTTCTTAAAAGGGTTGCTTATGTATTATACTTATTTGATACTTCTAACAAATAAGTAGACCCTTTAAATGACAAAAGGATGATGGAGAGAAGAAAATAAGGTGAGTATATAGTATTTTGagcacatatacatataaaatcTCTTATTTCCATTGTGTGTTTTTGTTGATATATGTATTATGTGATGTTTGTTATTATATGTGTAATTTTCTATATTTACAAGAATTTAAAGtatgatgattttttttaaaagagacatctttaaaaatgttacttttgtaacatctcaaaagtTTAACTTTCAAGATGGTAGGATGTTAAGAATGATAACTAAAGCATACGAGATGTGTTAGAAAAGTCAAAGTCATTGATTGGAATGTAATAAAACTAGGACAATTTTGTAGTGATGCTAAAATATTCTCAAATCATCAATTTagagtataaactatattttaataAGCTATAGAATGTATTTAGATGAAATTTATGTGTGTAATAATATTATCTtgaattggtaattatctagctTCCTAATTATCCTCCAAAGataattctagaaaccctaaaggcCTCTAGAAACCGTCAACCCTATGTGTGGAAGGTTCTGGTgacttttgttcaactattgaacaattacactttagACCTTGTACTTTCAGCTAATTCTattaatcccgaaattaattccaattaatttcttattaattattaatcaaatattactatttctaattaataaattattttcataatatattaataaattatttatttcaatttattaatcaaataataatcaacctctttctctccaaaaaaaatatcatgtccaattgctaggtttgagggcaacccaaaaggactgtgttacCATCAATTTAAGTTTATATAAATTATAGTTAtgtgcttagacacctaatccaactgaCCAAACCAAAGGTCTATATAATAGTACGATATTACAAATAGTTAGGCTTGGAAAACATGTCACTGAGGCACGAATTATAGCTGGTAGATTCTTCAATGAGACTATTTACATACCTCGCATGAAGTTAATATTGTCTGATAAAAGAATCTCATTTCATTTTCAGCAGAGAAAATTCCCCGTAGCTGTTGGTTTTTCTATGTTCATTAACAAGAGTCAATGCCGGTCATTATCAACTATTAGATTGTATTTGTGTAGACTCGTCTTTATTCATGGTCAATATATGTATGTAGTTGTTTATCGCGTGACAAGTAAAAAATGTTTGAAGGTACTCATATGTGAAGAAGAAGGTCATCCAaccaataaaacaaaaaatattgtttataaaaGGTCATTCAATAATTATAGATAATTAGacatttctttttatatttttagacattttaatataatcaataacacaaaatttatttatgttactttatcttattttttattgtgttgactttttataattttatatgtaTTCTTTATACGTCCCCACGTTTTACGCATGTCATAATCTAGtttcaaataaaaaattgaaaattttcgtaACAACACCTAAACTTTTATAGTCAgacattatgttttatttttttaaacatttcaatATAATCAATAATGCGAAGTTACcttatcttattttttttattgcgtacatatttcataattatatatattttttatacgcCCCTGCGATTTACGTATGtcattttcaaataaaaaaataaataaataattgaaaattttcgcaACAACACCTAAACTTGGTAAAAGCGCACACGAACTGACCATCAACGAGTTTGTCACAACTCACAATTTCTGTTTATAAAAAGCATACGGGAACTGACTATCAATGGCGTCTACGACAGTCACGAATTTGACACCTTTTTTCCTTGTTGGTCTCGCCTTCGTCTTGTTTTATAGACACCCGTCTTCTTCCATCACCCTAAACATGACTCAAGAAACCCCCAAATCCGTTCACGACTTTACTGTTAAGGTAAAATCACTTCTCTTCATTCCGATATGGCGATATTCCTGTTGTTCTTAAAAAAACACGATATCTGATTTTGGGTTTTCATGGTTTTCGTTTTCTCTAAATATCCAACAATTCCTGGTTGCGTAGGCCAAACCAACTCAATTTCAACTTCAAAATTGATGATCAGTTCCTACAAATTTGATGGGTATATGACAATCGATTTAAACCATATAACAGGCCTCACGTATCAATGCAGTTCGGTTTATATGAAATTACTAGATTTGGattcaaaaaatttaaactttatcTCTTTATTCCCCTTTGAATGGAAGGAATATATATTTGATTCATTTTCTTCTCAATTTTTATGGGTTTTATTTAAAGCTTCTGACGAAATTCGATGTTTCAGGATATTCGTGGAAATGAGGTGCCTTTGAGCTCTTACAGTGGGAAGGTTCTCTTGATTGTCAACGTTGCATCAAAATGGTAAAGAACTTCAATTTCCGCTTCAAAATAGCTCAATTCTCTTATATGTTTGTCGATATTGTAGAGTTTATTGATTTGAAACTTGTTAGTAGCCATTAAATAGAAACTGTTTTGTGTTTTATATGTGATATTTTGTAAAGATCTTGGTTCAAAGGCTATATGATACTTGATGAATTGCCctcataaaaacattttattaaaaaaaaaaggtgaAGTATATCTTGATTCGATGAGATTGATGATTTTTTGGTTCATAGATTGGTATAGAAATTCTTGATTTAGTTCTTGAAGATATCGCATCATTTTGGCTGTATTTATTGTGCCCATGTTCACCATGatgtttataaattataattaaaacaGATGGATGGTAGTTGAGGGTATCCACATGGATTTTATctcatattttatttaatatgtATTATTGTATTTCGACTTTAAGACTATTATTATTATCACCATCTACATtccatatttgacttttgagggaaAATTAGTCATCTTTTACTTCTAAATCAACAAGATTTAGTTCCTTTTGTGTTGAAGAAAAGAATTTGTATTTGTATTCAAGAAAGAATTGTTAACTATGTTATTTTAAATAttgttaaaatatgaatttgCAGAGTCTAAGGTTGACTTTGCATTTTCTGAAGTTCAAAATACACTTCAATTAATGAATCCATTCATTATTCAATAATTACAAAACGCAACTATTTTTTGACTaattttaatatataatcatTTGTTTATTTCAACAGTGGATTGACTGAGTCAAACTACAAAGAATTGAATATATTGtaccaaaaatacaaaaatcaaGGTATGTTTATGGTATTGTGCATGAAGTAGATTCATATTTACTTTTTTACTTTGACTTTTTCATGGTTTTGATTATTTGA of the Lactuca sativa cultivar Salinas chromosome 6, Lsat_Salinas_v11, whole genome shotgun sequence genome contains:
- the LOC111891236 gene encoding uncharacterized protein LOC111891236, which codes for MDPTSTHNHKNPSTSDASLKSAPEDEYLACSTYLSRQQILRRRSHHLKQLTKCYRDQYWGLMEELRVKHREYVWKFGRNPFQEEPNQDDKDNVKEEELKDAIDDGIVESGDGDGKSNGLICTSSGCTLKAMILTKFCRLHILSDPKQQLYKPCEYVSKSGQDANAICGKPALRSMVPSLCSGHFQLAQEHVIRALRKAGLDITSTTNIAPKLHVVVAEYVREIQERRRIASRVNRKKIVPKVETELTADR